A portion of the Nomia melanderi isolate GNS246 chromosome 2, iyNomMela1, whole genome shotgun sequence genome contains these proteins:
- the omd gene encoding integrator complex subunit 5 omd isoform X1 — protein MYNSTGTLSPQDILAEVRKFISGAVRPTHSTSTLDVTRTALSLLRNVPATRDAVLEYFCNVFFVAVTKHVRQIETNQNLVICEESIIAEIHAVLSGFINGNPEAWAPIISAWSLELLGKLSSDYAKRGNLPVNAGINDFLQQWMSCRATRTLIDITAQCLQCLMHSDTESCIKALLDTSVLHSPHFDWVVAHVGSCFPNTVITRVLSCGLKDFCSMGYEHNVKNPKLNSVVGILGHLAGSHFQDIRTALLDLFKWSLNEETNMDEDMKKQKLATVPFLLNLASLSQTLLKAITSDVLQTLKPDIIPRLALFATDWCKYFDNQPKALIDLTVHLVLGCEQGASQIINILLDTALNTSNVGYHSVNATQSVKSVCSEILELVLQEIDLLLRTHGPQSANIALLSSIKQELPVILPLLLNENPLRVQTAVRLLCFLGSQSPNILISAASYMLAKSVTNFHLAALIRLVCNNVVLFPSNKSETKNILASHGYFTQVIEQALREINYKNVLEKLERRQFFQNLTTLLKWEKSNKASIFRSKMITQAINSNLHQISSLLTKTYDFDLANDIVKMLDLFSAPEQNNFLPNVELTLKLTRAVIQYFFLCIAEEDITKKQQGVKMICHLLKNYTCYSPCARVLALREILGHSINNDPAKYFGAKEKFEPKFEEMLLLHQNHKQVTSTMLAQKHSSVFHAGVIGHGPRKPPPENTVDKETINLNKMLLMDVIKACCSTKGLERYPVNLDALTVVSLLLVELVSPDVMYNGLPWPDEEFTKVTIERDLQIRRTFRDVPLLWTLLELTAWYRPALAYCSVLLRGIAATVMANWNTDEGVSLVSVMALGQLLPPPLASIRDILPVLEQYQINTIMKECVWAYMRENVPSPALFTRSEGANIAWRDTDTSMPNVRFTETLRLVLLANIHTMGPLYATLFYNDNK, from the exons atgtataattcaaCGGGAACTCTTTCTCCTCAAGACATTTTAGCGGAAGTTAGGAAATTTATTTCCGGAGCAGTTAGACCAACTCACAGTACCAGCACTCTCGATGTCACTCGAACAGCATTATCTCTCCTCCGAAATGTACCCGCGACCAGAGACGCAGTGCTCGAGTACTTTTGCAATGTGTTTTTCGTTGCAGTTACTAAACACGTCCGTCAGATTGAA ACGAATCAAAACCTGGTTATATGTGAAGAGTCTATTATAGCAGAAATACATGCCGTTCTGAGTGGTTTTATTAATGGAAATCCAGAAGCATGGGCTCCAATCATCTCTGCGTGGTCATTGGAATTGTTAG GTAAACTGTCCTCTGATTACGCAAAGCGCGGTAATCTGCCTGTTAATGCTGGAATCAATGATTTTCTTCAACAATGGATGTCCTGCCGTGCTACTCGTACGCTAATTGATATCACAGCTCAGTGTCTGCAATGCCTCATGCATTCCGATACAGAATCGTGCATTAAAGCATTGCTAGACACTAGTGTTCTGCACAGTCCTCATTTTGATTGGGTAGTTGCCCACGTTGGCAGTTGTTTTCCAAATACCGTTATTACCAGGGTACTGTCTTGCGGCCTGAAGGATTTTTGTTCCATGGGCTACGAACATAATGTGAAGAATCCTAAATTGAATTCAGTAGTGGGGATTCTGGGACACTTAGCCGGCAGTCACTTTCAAGACATTAGAACAGCATTACtagatttatttaaatggagtttaaacgaagaaacgaatatGGATGAAGACATGAAAAAGCAGAAATTAGCTACCGTTCCGTTTCTCTTAAATCTGGCCTCTTTGTCGCAAACTCTTCTAAAAGCGATAACAAGCGACGTGTTACAAACTCTGAAGCCAGATATAATTCCTCGACTGGCTTTATTTGCAACAGATTGGTGCAAATACTTCGATAATCAACCAAAAGCTCTAATAGACTTGACTGTACATTTAGTTTTAGGATGCGAGCAAGGAGCgtcacaaataataaatatattgctaGATACTGCTTTGAATACAAGCAACGTTGGCTATCACAGCGTAAACGCAACGCAAAGTGTAAAAAGCGTATGTAGCGAAATCTTGGAATTGGTATTGCAAGAGATCGATCTCCTTTTAAGGACACATGGGCCACAGTCTGCAAATATTGCTTTGCTGAGCTCTATTAAACAAGAGTTACCAGTAATATTGCCACTACTTTTAAATGAAAACCCGTTGCGGGTTCAAACAGCCGTTCGATTATTATGCTTCCTGGGAAGTCAAAGTCCTAACATATTGATATCCGCTGCCTCGTATATGTTGGCCAAGTCGGTAACAAACTTCCACCTAGCAGCTTTAATACGTCTCGTTTGTAACAATGTTGTTCTCTTTCCATCTAACAAGTCTGAAACCAAAAATATATTAGCCAGTCACGGATACTTCACTCAAGTAATAGAACAAGCGCtcagagaaataaattataaaaacgtTTTGGAGAAACTGGAAAGGAggcaattttttcaaaatttaaccaCGTTATTGAA GTGGGAGAAATCTAATAAAGCATCCATCTTCCGGTCGAAGATGATCACGCAAGCAATAAATTCGAATTTACACCAGATTTCGTCTTTGTTAACAAAAACATATGATTTCGATCTAGCCAATGATATCGTGAAAATGTTGGACTTATTCAGTGCACCTGAGCAAAATAATTTCCTACCTAATGTGGAGCTTACCCTGAAGTTAACCAGAGCTGtgattcaatatttctttttgtgtATAGCTGAGGAAG ATATAACGAAGAAACAACAAGGTGTAAAAATGATTTGtcatttgttaaaaaattacacCTGTTACTCTCCTTGCGCTAGAGTTTTGGCGTTGAGGGAGATCCTGGGACATAGCATTAACAATGATCCCGCCAAATATTTCGGAGCTAAAGAAAAATTCGAACCGAAGTTCGAGGAAATGTTGCTTTTGCATCAAAATCACAAACAG GTCACCAGTACCATGTTGGCTCAAAAACATTCTTCGGTATTTCATGCCGGTGTGATTGGTCATGGTCCACGAAAGCCACCACCTGAAAACACAGTTGATAAAGAAACTATTAATCTGAATAAAATGTTACTGATGGACGTGATAAAG GCCTGTTGCAGCACTAAGGGGTTGGAACGATATCCTGTGAACCTGGATGCCTTGACTGTAGTTAgtttacttttggtcgaattaGTTTCGCCTGATGTCATGTATAATGGACTACCGTGGCCTGATGAAGAATTTACAAAG GTGACCATAGAAAGAGATTTACAAATTCGGAGGACATTTAGGGATGTGCCGTTATTATGGACACTATTAGAGTTAACAGCCTGGTACAGGCCTGCTTTGGCTTATTGTTCGGTTTTATTAAGGGGTATTGCCGCCACTGTGATGGCCAATTGGAACACGGATGAAGGTGTTTCTCTAGTTAGTGTCATGGCGCTTGGTCAATTACTACCGCCACCATTGGCAAGCATAAGAGACATTTTGCCCGTTTTAGAACAATACCAG ataaataccATTATGAAGGAGTGTGTGTGGGCTTACATGCGTGAGAACGTCCCATCGCCAGCCTTATTCACTCGCAGCGAAGGTGCAAACATCGCTTGGAGAGATACAGACACGTCCATGCCAAATGTGCGGTTTACAGAAACGCTTCGATTAGTTTTGTTAGCTAATATTCATACAATGGGCCCGCTTTACGCTACCCTATTTTATAATGACAATAAATAG
- the LOC116425839 gene encoding protein MANBAL — MAETDPQLKRLLLPAEETLFEQLLRFGLYIGAVFQVICLLAIVVYQAGPSDGIAALKDDPSDVECSENSPQVTPRRPHRPRKQEKKKRR, encoded by the exons ATGGCAGAAACTGATCCACAATTGAAACGACTTTTACTTCCGGCAGAAGAGACATTGTTTGAACAGTTACTAAGATTCGGCTTATATATTGGCGCAGTATTCCAAGTTATATGTTTATTGGCCATTGTTGTTTATCAGGCTGGTCCGTCTGATGGTATTGCTGCATTAAAG GATGACCCAAGTGATGTGGAATGTTCAGAAAACAGTCCTCAAGTTACTCCTAGAAGACCACATCGGCCACGAaagcaagaaaaaaagaaaagacgtTGA
- the omd gene encoding integrator complex subunit 5 omd isoform X2, protein MEIQKHGLQSSLRGHWNCKLSSDYAKRGNLPVNAGINDFLQQWMSCRATRTLIDITAQCLQCLMHSDTESCIKALLDTSVLHSPHFDWVVAHVGSCFPNTVITRVLSCGLKDFCSMGYEHNVKNPKLNSVVGILGHLAGSHFQDIRTALLDLFKWSLNEETNMDEDMKKQKLATVPFLLNLASLSQTLLKAITSDVLQTLKPDIIPRLALFATDWCKYFDNQPKALIDLTVHLVLGCEQGASQIINILLDTALNTSNVGYHSVNATQSVKSVCSEILELVLQEIDLLLRTHGPQSANIALLSSIKQELPVILPLLLNENPLRVQTAVRLLCFLGSQSPNILISAASYMLAKSVTNFHLAALIRLVCNNVVLFPSNKSETKNILASHGYFTQVIEQALREINYKNVLEKLERRQFFQNLTTLLKWEKSNKASIFRSKMITQAINSNLHQISSLLTKTYDFDLANDIVKMLDLFSAPEQNNFLPNVELTLKLTRAVIQYFFLCIAEEDITKKQQGVKMICHLLKNYTCYSPCARVLALREILGHSINNDPAKYFGAKEKFEPKFEEMLLLHQNHKQVTSTMLAQKHSSVFHAGVIGHGPRKPPPENTVDKETINLNKMLLMDVIKACCSTKGLERYPVNLDALTVVSLLLVELVSPDVMYNGLPWPDEEFTKVTIERDLQIRRTFRDVPLLWTLLELTAWYRPALAYCSVLLRGIAATVMANWNTDEGVSLVSVMALGQLLPPPLASIRDILPVLEQYQINTIMKECVWAYMRENVPSPALFTRSEGANIAWRDTDTSMPNVRFTETLRLVLLANIHTMGPLYATLFYNDNK, encoded by the exons ATGGAAATCCAGAAGCATGGGCTCCAATCATCTCTGCGTGGTCATTGGAATT GTAAACTGTCCTCTGATTACGCAAAGCGCGGTAATCTGCCTGTTAATGCTGGAATCAATGATTTTCTTCAACAATGGATGTCCTGCCGTGCTACTCGTACGCTAATTGATATCACAGCTCAGTGTCTGCAATGCCTCATGCATTCCGATACAGAATCGTGCATTAAAGCATTGCTAGACACTAGTGTTCTGCACAGTCCTCATTTTGATTGGGTAGTTGCCCACGTTGGCAGTTGTTTTCCAAATACCGTTATTACCAGGGTACTGTCTTGCGGCCTGAAGGATTTTTGTTCCATGGGCTACGAACATAATGTGAAGAATCCTAAATTGAATTCAGTAGTGGGGATTCTGGGACACTTAGCCGGCAGTCACTTTCAAGACATTAGAACAGCATTACtagatttatttaaatggagtttaaacgaagaaacgaatatGGATGAAGACATGAAAAAGCAGAAATTAGCTACCGTTCCGTTTCTCTTAAATCTGGCCTCTTTGTCGCAAACTCTTCTAAAAGCGATAACAAGCGACGTGTTACAAACTCTGAAGCCAGATATAATTCCTCGACTGGCTTTATTTGCAACAGATTGGTGCAAATACTTCGATAATCAACCAAAAGCTCTAATAGACTTGACTGTACATTTAGTTTTAGGATGCGAGCAAGGAGCgtcacaaataataaatatattgctaGATACTGCTTTGAATACAAGCAACGTTGGCTATCACAGCGTAAACGCAACGCAAAGTGTAAAAAGCGTATGTAGCGAAATCTTGGAATTGGTATTGCAAGAGATCGATCTCCTTTTAAGGACACATGGGCCACAGTCTGCAAATATTGCTTTGCTGAGCTCTATTAAACAAGAGTTACCAGTAATATTGCCACTACTTTTAAATGAAAACCCGTTGCGGGTTCAAACAGCCGTTCGATTATTATGCTTCCTGGGAAGTCAAAGTCCTAACATATTGATATCCGCTGCCTCGTATATGTTGGCCAAGTCGGTAACAAACTTCCACCTAGCAGCTTTAATACGTCTCGTTTGTAACAATGTTGTTCTCTTTCCATCTAACAAGTCTGAAACCAAAAATATATTAGCCAGTCACGGATACTTCACTCAAGTAATAGAACAAGCGCtcagagaaataaattataaaaacgtTTTGGAGAAACTGGAAAGGAggcaattttttcaaaatttaaccaCGTTATTGAA GTGGGAGAAATCTAATAAAGCATCCATCTTCCGGTCGAAGATGATCACGCAAGCAATAAATTCGAATTTACACCAGATTTCGTCTTTGTTAACAAAAACATATGATTTCGATCTAGCCAATGATATCGTGAAAATGTTGGACTTATTCAGTGCACCTGAGCAAAATAATTTCCTACCTAATGTGGAGCTTACCCTGAAGTTAACCAGAGCTGtgattcaatatttctttttgtgtATAGCTGAGGAAG ATATAACGAAGAAACAACAAGGTGTAAAAATGATTTGtcatttgttaaaaaattacacCTGTTACTCTCCTTGCGCTAGAGTTTTGGCGTTGAGGGAGATCCTGGGACATAGCATTAACAATGATCCCGCCAAATATTTCGGAGCTAAAGAAAAATTCGAACCGAAGTTCGAGGAAATGTTGCTTTTGCATCAAAATCACAAACAG GTCACCAGTACCATGTTGGCTCAAAAACATTCTTCGGTATTTCATGCCGGTGTGATTGGTCATGGTCCACGAAAGCCACCACCTGAAAACACAGTTGATAAAGAAACTATTAATCTGAATAAAATGTTACTGATGGACGTGATAAAG GCCTGTTGCAGCACTAAGGGGTTGGAACGATATCCTGTGAACCTGGATGCCTTGACTGTAGTTAgtttacttttggtcgaattaGTTTCGCCTGATGTCATGTATAATGGACTACCGTGGCCTGATGAAGAATTTACAAAG GTGACCATAGAAAGAGATTTACAAATTCGGAGGACATTTAGGGATGTGCCGTTATTATGGACACTATTAGAGTTAACAGCCTGGTACAGGCCTGCTTTGGCTTATTGTTCGGTTTTATTAAGGGGTATTGCCGCCACTGTGATGGCCAATTGGAACACGGATGAAGGTGTTTCTCTAGTTAGTGTCATGGCGCTTGGTCAATTACTACCGCCACCATTGGCAAGCATAAGAGACATTTTGCCCGTTTTAGAACAATACCAG ataaataccATTATGAAGGAGTGTGTGTGGGCTTACATGCGTGAGAACGTCCCATCGCCAGCCTTATTCACTCGCAGCGAAGGTGCAAACATCGCTTGGAGAGATACAGACACGTCCATGCCAAATGTGCGGTTTACAGAAACGCTTCGATTAGTTTTGTTAGCTAATATTCATACAATGGGCCCGCTTTACGCTACCCTATTTTATAATGACAATAAATAG